From the Theileria equi strain WA chromosome 4 map unlocalized gcontig_1105316255041, whole genome shotgun sequence genome, one window contains:
- a CDS encoding conserved hypothetical protein (encoded by transcript BEWA_046050A), giving the protein METMLSSKMTRDFETYDALQSGKLSRMYQTTFYSAFNKQHRRSKLSIQLLVTSFFCLAMMLYSYFSNDMVSCTINLGEYPEKINTIEIDKRKCPIELTQRNIYVYYKIDGYPLHAYAGYKLHNKTQFKGIVDENARACFPYDFLKGTGTKKLLFPCGAHPVNVYNDKFGFYSESMFHDNKKILIDQRFETLAKYQDYQDIKDPPKGSFDGKADIHNWLRATSVESLKFSSGVKTLSGREDKPKMTHLLSSISSGDGMENGHFVQWMTPPPFENFMKLYGIVSGPTKFPFYIKFENYFKINEFGGNKYLVLIGSNSRFFSTSFLTSVYLAFTIITFVLGSLLLTKRGARMNCG; this is encoded by the exons ATGGAAACTATGCTAAGCTCCAAAATGACAAGGGATTTTGAAACTTATGACGCGCTTCAAAGTGGAAAACTCTCCAGGATGTACCAAACCACATTTTACTCCGCGTTTAATAAACAGCACAGACGTAGTAAGCTTTCCATACAGTTGCTTGTCACGTCTTTCTTTTGTCTGGCAATGATGTTATACTCGTACTTTTCAAATGACATGGTATCGTGTACGATTAATCTTGGGGAGTATCCCGAAAAGATTAATACCATTGAAATTGACAAGAGAAAATGCCCAATAGAACTTACTCAGAGAAATATTTATGTTTATTATAAAATTGATGGATATCCGCTGCATGCATATGCAGGGTACAAGCTACACAATAAGACGCAGTTCAAAGGAATCGTGGATGAGAATGCCAGAGCATGCTTCCCATATGATTTTCTCAAGGGAACAG GTACAAAGAAGCTCTTGTTCCCGTGCGGTGCACATCCGGTAAATGTATACAACGACAAATTTGGCTTTTACTCCGAAAGTATGTTTCACGACAATAAAAAGATACTAATTGATCAAAGATTTGAAACTTTAGCTAAATATCAGGACTACCAAGATATAAAGGATCCTCCAAAGGGGTCATTCGATGGTAAAGCTGATATCCATAACTGGTTAAGAGCTACATCCGTAGAATCTTTAAAGTTTTCCTCTGGTGTAAAAACCCTCAGTGGACGGGAGGATAAGCCGAAAATGACTCATTTACTATCATCCATATCCTCGGGAGACggaatggaaaatggacATTTTGTACAGTGGATGACACCTCCACCgtttgaaaattttatgaAGCTATACGGAATTGTCAGTGGGCCCACAAAATTCCCCttttatatcaaatttgaaaattattttaaaatcaatGAATTTGGAGGTAATAAATATCTTGTACTCATTGGCTCAAATAGTCGATTCTTCTCAACGTCGTTCTTAACATCGGTCTACTTGGCATTTACCATAATAACTTTTGTTCTAGGTTCACTACTTTTGACAAAACGGGGCGCTCGGATGAACTGTGgatga
- a CDS encoding signal peptide containing protein (encoded by transcript BEWA_046070A) — translation MKITTLILLFSCRLCSGVDPPVLSGKEADVKSGPKETGLRQSPLSSPSGGSHASRPGLNVQRNPPPRSGGLMETTTRGTLPGAKPTGTQTAVGRSTTKVTVNSRYNTHPDIEDIGEDLEEDLKHVKAYHENRQEAIKTTLEATTDATEPKEKQVHPEETGKFLMETWTIGFIHPQSLTSPKDQSPVMYTHSQDIERLYGPFQRKHFAIPVPCDFAAWISGFNQFPY, via the coding sequence atgaagatcACCACACTCATTCTTTTGTTCTCCTGCAGATTATGCAGTGGTGTAGACCCTCCCGTTCTTAGCGGTAAAGAAGCAGATGTTAAAAGTGGACCTAAGGAGACTGGACTGAGACAATCACCTCTATCATCTCCATCCGGTGGTTCACATGCCAGTAGACCTGGTCTGAATGTTCAAAGGAATCCACCTCCTAGATCTGGAGGACTCATGGAGACAACAACAAGAGGTACTCTTCCGGGAGCAAAACCTACTGGTACACAAACTGCAGTTGGAAGGAGTACTACTAAAGTAACCGTAAACTCCAGGTATAATACTCATCCAGACATTGAGGATATTGGCGAGGatctggaagaagatttaaagcATGTCAAGGCGTATCATGAGAATAGACAAGAAGCTATCAAGACTACCCTTGAGGCAACTACTGATGCTACAGAGCCTAAAGAGAAGCAGGTGCACCCAGAAGAGACTGGGAAGTTCCTGATGGAGACTTGGACCATAGGATTCATCCATCCTCAGTCCTTAACGTCGCCAAAGGACCAAAGCCCAGTGATGTATACTCATTCACAGGATATTGAGAGACTATATGGCCCATTTCAACGTAAACATTTCGCTATTCCGGTCCCTTGCGATTTTGCTGCCTGGATTTCGGGATTCAACCAGTTTCCATACTAA
- a CDS encoding signal peptide containing protein (encoded by transcript BEWA_046080A): MNFIAIFIPLFLLVRAEITPCTLDLLKPDDIVALTSDLENGPLKLKLIVAISGYPITKIAIGNILLWEGRSFIKHCDTVTLYYKGQKIFLTNISVRGLNGVHNEYFEIMSGNSYRRISQMGYNDKVSETIGDNMEAIDLDISTIEEQSKFSIDTVDEDGQVSRVFSPEFGFTCTEVKDGEETLWIAEDEETAPIVVVYGDGCCIFVRIFVSHPVNNAKNILLKNEGGTWISIETDNCQCNSQGCISCKKYENLRCIAQTESNSKV, from the coding sequence ATGAACTTTATCGCAATATTTATCCCCTTATTTCTTCTTGTTCGAGCAGAAATAACTCCATGTACTCTCGATCTTTTGAAACCTGATGACATTGTGGCTCTTACCTCAGACCTTGAGAACGGACCCCTTAAGCTCAAGTTAATTGTGGCGATATCTGGATATCCCATTACCAAAATTGCCATTGGAAATATACTCCTGTGGGAGGGAAGGTCATTTATAAAACACTGTGATACTGTGACTTTGTATTACAAAGGACAAAAAATATTCCTTACAAACATTTCAGTCAGGGGTCTTAATGGCGTCCATAATGAGTATTTTGAAATTATGAGCGGTAATTCTTACAGAAGAATCAGCCAGATGGGATACAATGACAAGGTTTCCGAGACGATTGGTGATAATATGGAGGCGATAGATCTGGACATTTCCACCATTGAGGAACAGAGTAAATTCAGCATTGATACTGTGGATGAAGATGGCCAAGTCTCGAGAGTTTTTAGTCCAGAATTTGGATTTACATGCACCGAAGTTAAGGATGGAGaggagactctatggatcgctgaggatgaagaaacaGCACCAATTGTCGTTGTTTATGGAGATGGATGTTGCATTTTCGTTCGAATATTCGTTTCACATCCAGTGAACAACGCAAAGAACATCCTCCTGAAGAACGAAGGCGGGACTTGGATATCGATTGAAACGGACAATTGTCAGTGCAATTCACAAGGATGTATTTCGTGCAAAAAGTATGAGAACCTGAGATGTATAGCACAAACAGAATCGAACTCAAAGGTGTAA
- a CDS encoding Papain cysteine protease family protein (encoded by transcript BEWA_046100A) codes for MKLGILSIDTVNGDDQERRRFSKRTIWMVVIIVLAIIAVIVPVTLVLTRSKAKEKRTIKFLNGLDIEPSNEYPISDFIVVDSKDDQYVSHEEDVPVQVVENEHERDFLKELRAIKAKMDEKMRGDLVKFEDEVVRNNIEYKQDEKTCLGDDLKDTCVQHGQVKVITSYEASCVLKLINILKEEFRPKLEVEILILFKKYCANYEIRYYNHDWFLKFYYTFRRDVIRMEIHNRDPSKKYKKGYHTRLAEDYIYGQTKSVDTSSLINGFQGSEIIKTPLPFEVESDSIDLRDGGYIGEFLSYRLNKCKSCWMVAASIVYDAFVTLKTGRRLTHSAQQIWDCAPERSSPELLETSLGYFKDHAICLRGKYPFIGEKRRCRDRMCAKLSIVKRIVKISESEAERHLKTNGPFMVEFYIYGLENVYTGGIYKGKLSIGSLISAVVVGLGTDVNTREKYWMLKPIIEVRSNWGEGGYVKILYGHIDDGKSIFDNAYGFSG; via the coding sequence ATGAAGCTCGGAATTTTAAGCATAGATACTGTAAATGGCGATGATCAGGAAAGGCGTAGGTTCAGTAAAAGGACCATATGGATGGTCGTAATCATCGTGCTGGCTATCATCGCTGTAATCGTCCCAGTAACGTTAGTATTGACAAGATCCAAAGCTAAAGAGAAAAGGACTATCAAATTTCTAAATGGCTTAGATATAGAACCGTCTAACGAATATCCGATAAGCGACTTTATAGTGGTTGACTCCAAAGATGACCAATATGTCAGTCATGAAGAGGATGTACCAGTGCAAGTAGTAGAGAATGAACATGAAAGGGATTTTCTTAAGGAACTAAGGGCCATAAAGGCCaaaatggatgaaaaaATGAGAGGTGATTTGGTCAAGTTTGAGGATGAAGTTGTACGCAATAATAttgaatataaacaagacGAAAAAACCTGTCTGGGAGACGACCTTAAAGACACTTGCGTACAGCATGGACAAGTAAAGGTCATAACTTCCTATGAAGCCTCTTGTGTTTTGAAATTGATCAATATTCTCAAGGAAGAGTTCCGACCAAAGTTGGAGGTTGAGatcctcattctcttcaAAAAGTACTGCGCAAACTATGAAATTAGATATTACAACCACGACTGGtttttaaagttttattACACCTTCCGGAGGGACGTCATTAGAATGGAAATCCACAACAGGGACCCCTCgaaaaagtacaagaaaGGGTACCATACCAGACTCGCTGAAGATTACATTTACGGGCAAACAAAGAGTGTTGACACTTCAAGTCTCATTAATGGGTTCCAAGGTTCAGAGATTATCAAGACGCCGCTGCCCTTTGAGGTAGAGAGTGACTCCATAGACCTGAGAGACGGCGGTTATATTGGGGAGTTTTTAAGTTATAGACTAAACAAATGCAAGTCATGCTGGATGGTAGCTGCATCCATCGTATATGATGCCTTTGTGACCCTCAAAACCGGCAGAAGGCTAACCCACAGTGCACAGCAAATTTGGGACTGCGCGCCAGAACGGAGTTCTCCAGAACTTCTCGAGACCAGTCTGGGCTACTTTAAGGACCACGCGATTTGCCTCAGGGGAAAATATCCATTTATTGGTGAAAAGAGGAGGTGCAGAGACAGAATGTGCGCAAAACTGTCGATTGTCAAGAGGATCGTAAAGATTTCTGAAAGCGAAGCGGAACGACATTTGAAGACAAACGGTCCATTCATGGTTGAGTTTTACATTTATGGACTGGAAAATGTCTACACTGGTGGAATATACAAGGGGAAATTGAGCATAGGCTCACTGATATCTGCAGTAGTCGTTGGTTTAGGAACTGATGTAAATACCAGGGAAAAGTATTGGATGTTAAAACCAATCATAGAGGTCAGATCTAATTGGGGAGAGGGAGGCTACGTGAAGATTTTGTATGGGCACATTGACGACGGAAAAAGCATCTTTGATAATGCATACGGATTTTCTGGTTAA
- a CDS encoding signal peptide containing protein (encoded by transcript BEWA_046090A), translated as MKILVVLWTVSLVRLCSAGCCGKSKTTDNDNGAYGESKENLRNTHKPSGQSVASPQVKRGVEQSTNEATPQAPQNPPKDPTTSKESPVVQPAPQQTAKPGSVPEDKQEQKPAKNLQGSVKKEHAQQGQTQANAQPADKPVESPETAEDIQTDEAQGDQPTQSPTQSLQAPTAGRSSQSTPADESPKPTNPVTLNLTDPDESKLDVHTETKSEVTVKYHYPKDTSKDTTVMDGNKELWTGGANDRCLSCLIYKKGSMELLKIVVVESGSTVYKYFEKCDEEWKKIDKKDYDQKLTDMSKSVSSPNPSSHPSTQSK; from the coding sequence atgaagattctaGTTGTACTATGGACTGTATCTTTGGTAAGATTATGCAGTGCAGGCTGTTGTGGAAAGAGTAAGACCACTGATAACGATAATGGAGCTTATGGTGAATCTAAagagaatctgaggaaCACACATAAACCATCTGGGCAGTCTGTAGCTAGCCCACAAGTTAAAAGAGGCGTTGAACAATCTACTAACGAAGCCACTCCACAGGCACCTCAGAATCCTCCTAAGGATCCTACAACTAGTAAGGAATCTCCAGTTGTGCAACCAGCTCCTCAACAAACAGCCAAACCAGGGTCAGTTCCTGAAGATAAACAGGAGCAAAAACCAGCTAAAAATCTCCAGGGTAGTGTCAAGAAAGAACATGCTCAACAAGGACAAACTCAAGCGAATGCACAGCCTGCCGATAAACCcgtagaatctccagaaacAGCTGAGGATATTCAAACTGATGAAGCTCAAGGTGATCAACCTACTCAATCTCCTACTCAATCTCTTCAGGCTCCTACTGCAGGTCGCTCTAGTCAGTCTACTCCTGCTGATGAATCTCCAAAACCTACCAATCCAGTTACTCTTAACCTTACCGATCCTGATGAGTCCAAGTTAGATGTGCATACAGAAACAAAATCAGAGGTAACTGTTAAGTAccattatccaaaggatactTCCAAGGATACTACTGTTATGGACGGTAATAAGGAACTATGGACCGGTGGAGCCAATGATCGTTGTCTTTCTTGTCTTATATATAAGAAGGGGTCTATGGAATTACTTAAGATAGTTGTAGTAGAGAGTGGTTCAACTGTctacaagtactttgaaaagtgtGATGAGGAGTGGAAGAAGATCGATAAGAAGGACTATGATCAGAAGCTTACTGACATGAGTAAATCTGTATCATCTCCTAATCCTTCTTCGCATCCTTCTACTCAATCTAAATAG
- a CDS encoding ABC transporter, ATP-binding protein domain containing protein (encoded by transcript BEWA_046060A) yields MVVTRYRSLRNKPDSSRRDYHFWESEVELVRKKTIAPDGRRFRYFDDRGIFNFVFLVWMGKWARETSRRYMDPYMLHPLPLADQLLIWQPILSKHISDGIASLEMHSTFINDDKKPAEILRPVRYVLARAIWLTFWRRILFVLIAIVFMNGVGMSIAIFLHKLLGLLSGKDFRVATLIGFAVGIIFAELVKEMCMDHIEYYVSRLSFVMDGCLRVTIFQHGVCYRRSQFSNFKSKKLGQCNSIIHGCSGEHLCTQNPLLCPARRYKNNEVTPKMYALILNDPYYIPLFVECMTGLIDFLTAFTYGLILMGTQFNVKILTILLISLTLVVGMILVEIAGGFLMRYYLGIRDHRITKSFEVVSSLHLINKMSLDDMGHNAVTEARNDELRFVLIRFFLSLVNKVVITSIMCINIIFLINDFVAQVKRCPDIKSINPSGLLASIFVLMKILGPLYLVPLKLKLLVFTLTSFKRVEAFLETCSPNFYLPDNRYSGATAAAATAAAKAQNVPKDMVVMFKKASFSWIHSRRDLLEEGNIGIHLDRLDFVLNTGDLAIVTGAQGSGKTNFVKAILGDMTLVEGSMAVLPLSTNMPIFYASQDVWLQKGTIKSNITFGHRFDEDVYNTVIKAVELEHDISTWEEGDMRKISEHGYSLSGGQRVRVGLARAIYAYLIFSKANGEDNSSQCSFLVVLDDSFTGLDPFVAKTIFKNLFEKGRGLLSGGDVATVLTISKRILDACVSSESPDSYPDAPVYTLRNETLIQENRLKSLIENEVGRLDIAPLSDDRMGLHAMPSKLRRMCSSDEYTRFGRRSSVETKYSESPTVQNLYNRINFKRGRNDNFRAVNVYIRAAGWPIFFFFFFTLAFSTLDNTKFIIASKVSDSVVDYTKKHGAVDTTSFSDIKNYSVKALRRIVIISVSVMVGAILRILSMTKASVNVSRRVHEYCINSVFVNSSTVLKIKKSLGSVITFLYMDTFFIDNLLSYFIHDACLLLIESSVHLLTLFFMMPWSSPLALVLCFIIFRYIVCYYVKSCKNVYFARLETCNQIDSTIESAISGAQIYRSFKKEWELIHAMTEHADYNIRCSYVSKSAMTWSSIASRCLLSPLALFILLFPLIRSRYFGTKVNVGYYGMAFSIVLSLNSTFTIFLKLYCFLELYMGSIRRFEHFVPPNTPVKFDKKRDIHQTDLIVDRSGYEITDNTSDDVKGKLRKRRRKEYASRRAARCTGLRMLFFKHKINIFDVSDHMSHEEVRVKLDNVSVYIVSRISKEKHAILKNVTCSANTSDIIGIIGRTGAGKSTMLSVLQNLARNREGSVLLDGCDLNDLPKSVTRQVIGVLPQLPFVFRGWTVRRFIDPRMLFEDVDIEMALENCGLLKFVEGIEGGKGLDTVILPDHYHKDMPRYYKRVYYGPELKPQDTSSADNVNIDYGAVLSNSQLRTLSVARLVLYREFFKVLLIDEPPEDEHETSYTTVGIPIYELIKTHFQHCTTFIAAHDASVLRLCTSVWVFHSGSLIKTCKTEEVVDSGSLSKIIEDCIVQYAQPES; encoded by the coding sequence ATGGTAGTTACAAGGTATAGGAGCTTGAGGAATAAACCAGATTCCTCACGGCGTGACTATcacttttgggagagtgaGGTGGAGCTGGTCAGGAAGAAGACTATCGCACCAGATGGTAGGCGATTCCGCTACTTTGATGACAGAGGaatcttcaactttgtctttCTGGTATGGATGGGAAAATGGGCCAGAGAAACGTCAAGGAGGTATATGGACCCTTATATGCTCCATCCACTCCCCCTGGCCGACCAGCTTCTCATATGGCAGCCTATTCTTTCTAAACACATTAGTGATGGCATTGCTAGTTTGGAGATGCATTCTACATTCATTAATGACGACAAGAAACCAGCAGAAATACTAAGACCAGTGAGATATGTTCTGGCGAGGGCAATTTGGCTAACCTTTTGGAGGAGGATTCTCTTCGTTCTCATAGCCATTGTTTTTATGAATGGTGTTGGTATGAGTATCGccatcttcctccataAATTGCTCGGCTTACTCTCCGGAAAGGACTTTAGGGTGGCTACTCTCATTGGATTTGCCGTAGGAATAATCTTCGCAGAACTTGTGAaggaaatgtgtatggaTCATATTGAATATTATGTTAGCAGACTTTCATTCGTGATGGATGGATGCCTTCGTGTTACAATTTTCCAACATGGAGTCTGCTACAGGCGTAGCCAGTTCAGCAATTTCAAGTCAAAGAAATTGGGACAGTGCAACAGTATTATCCACGGATGTTCTGGAGAACACTTGTGCACACAAAATCCGCTATTGTGCCCAGCTAGACGCTACAAGAACAATGAGGTTACTCCAAAGATGTACGCCTTGATTCTCAATGACCCATACTACATTCCACTCTTTGTTGAATGTATGACAGGTCTCATCGATTTCCTGACAGCGTTCACATACGGTCTCATCTTGATGGGAACTCAGTTCAATGTGAAGATTCTTACCATTTTGCTCATCTCTCTCACTCTGGTGGTTGGTATGATTCTAGTTGAAATTGCTGGTGGTTTCCTCATGAGGTACTACTTGGGTATTAGGGATCACAGAATTACGAAATCGTTTGAGGTTGTCTcaagtttgcacttgatTAACAAAATGTCCCTGGATGATATGGGTCATAATGCTGTGACAGAGGCGAGAAACGATGAATTGCGCTTTGTGCTCATCCGTTTCTTCTTGTCCCTAGTAAACAAGGTTGTTATTACTTCAATAATGTGCATCAACATTATTTTCCTCATTAACGACTTTGTCGCTCAAGTTAAGAGGTGTCCAGATATCAAGAGCATAAATCCTTCTGGACTTCTAGCCTCTATCTTTGTtttgatgaagattcttgGCCCTCTGTATCTTGTACCTTTGAAGCTCAAGCTCCTTGTTTTCACCTTGACTTCCTTTAAAAGAGTAGAAGCCTTCCTCGAAACTTGTTCgccaaacttttatcttcCTGATAACAGGTATTCTGGAGCAACGGCTGCTGCAGCAACTGCCGCGGCAAAGGCACAGAATGTACCAAAGGATATGGTGGTTATGTTCAAGAAGGCCTCCTTTTCCTGGATTCACAGTAGAAGGGATCTTCTCGAGGAAGGAAATATTGGCATCCATTTGGACAGACTTGACTTTGTCCTAAACACTGGTGATCTTGCCATTGTCACTGGTGCTCAGGGTTCTGGTAAGaccaactttgtcaaggctatccttggtgacatgactctggtagaaggatcaatggctgTGTTGCCTCTATCTACCAAtatgccaatattctatgcCTCTCAGGATGTAtggctacaaaagggtaccatcAAGTCTAACATTACATTTGGTCACAGgtttgatgaggatgtcTACAACACTGTCATTAAGGCAGTTGAACTTGAACATGACATATCTACTTGGGAAGAGGGTGACATGCGTAAGATCTCTGAACATGGCTACTCTCTCAGTGGAGGTCAGAGAGTCAGAGTTGGACTTGCTCGTGCCATCTACGCTTACCTCATCTTCAGTAAGGCTAATGGTGAAGACAATAGCTCCCAATGTTCCTTCCTTGTAGTATTGGATGACTCATTTACTGGACTAGATCCATTTGTAGCCAAGACAATCTTCAAGAACTTGTTTGAAAAGGGAAGAGGTCTACTCTCTGGTGGTGATGTTGCCACAGTTCTAACGATATCCAAGCGTATTTTGGATGCCTGTGTATCATCCGAGTCTCCGGATTCGTACCCAGATGCTCCAGTATACACATTGAGGAATGAGACTCTTATCCAAGAAAATAGACTCAAGTCTTTGATAGAAAACGAAGTTGGCCGTCTTGATATCGCTCCACTATCTGATGATAGAATGGGCCTTCACGCTATGCCTAGCAAGTTGCGTAGGATGTGCAGCTCTGATGAATACACAAGATTTGGACGCAGAAGCTCTGTAGAAACAAAGTACTCTGAATCGCCAACGGTACAGAATCTATACAATAGGATCAACTTCAAGCGTGGTAGGAATGATAATTTCAGAGCTGTTAATGTTTACATCCGTGCGGCGGGTTGGCCtatattcttctttttcttctttaccCTAGCATTTTCAACTTTGGATAACACCAAGTTTATTATTGCTTCAAAGGTTTCGGATTCCGTTGTTGATTACACTAAAAAACACGGTGCTGTGGATACAACATCGTTTTCGGATATCAAAAACTATTCTGTTAAGGCTCTCAGACGGATCGTGATTATCTCGGTATCTGTTATGGTTGGAGCTATCTTGCGTATACTTTCAATGACAAAGGCTTCTGTTAATGTTTCACGCAGGGTTCATGAGTATTGTATCAATTCGGTCTTTGTGAACAGTTCTACGGTTCTAAAGATCAAGAAGTCGTTGGGCAGTGTCATTACTTTCCTATATATGGACACATTCTTCATTGACAACCTACTGAGTTACTTCATTCACGATGCCTGCCTATTGCTGATTGAATCAAGTGTTCATCTCCTCACGTTGTTCTTCATGATGCCATGGTCTAGTCCACTTGCCCTCGTACTTTgctttatcattttccGGTACATTGTATGTTACTACGTAAAGTCGTGCAAGAATGTTTACTTTGCACGTTTAGAGACTTGCAACCAAATCGATTCTACAATTGAGTCGGCCATATCTGGTGCACAAATTTACCGTAGTTTCaaaaaggaatgggaatTGATACACGCAATGACTGAACATGCTGATTACAACATTAGATGCAGCTACGTTAGCAAATCTGCTATGACTTGGAGTTCTATTGCCTCTAGATGTTTGCTCTCGCCATTGGCtcttttcattctcctctTTCCTCTTATTAGATCAAGATATTTTGGCACAAAGGTCAATGTAGGATACTATGGTATGGCATTTTCCATTGTTTTAAGTCTAAACAGCACGTTCACAATTTTCCTCAAGCTCTATTGCTTCCTTGAATTGTATATGGGATCTATTAGAAGATTTGAGCACTTCGTTCCTCCAAATACTCCAGTCAAGTTTGATAAGAAAAGGGACATTCACCAAACGGATCTTATCGTCGACCGTTCAGGATATGAGATTACTGATAACACTTCTGATGATGTAAAGGGTAAGCTTCGCAAGAGGCGACGTAAGGAGTACGCCTCTAGGAGAGCTGCTAGATGTACTGGTCTCAGAATGTTATTCTTTAAGCACAAGATCAATATATTTGATGTATCTGATCATATGTCCCATGAAGAAGTCAGGGTAAAGTTGGATAATGTAAGTGTCTACATTGTCTCTAGGATTTCGAAGGAGAAGCATGCTAttctcaagaatgttaCCTGCTCGGCTAATACATCTGATATTATCGGTATTATCGGAAGAACGGGTGCAGGAAAGTCCACCATGCTTTCCGTACTCCAGAACTTGGCCCGAAACAGGGAAGGTTCTGTCCTCTTGGATGGCTGTGACTTGAATGATCTGCCAAAGAGCGTCACTAGGCAAGTTATTGGAGTACTACCTCAACTACCATTTGTCTTTAGAGGTTGGACTGTACGTAGATTCATTgatccaagaatgttatttgaGGACGTTGACATTGAAATGGCTCTGGAAAATTGTGGCTTACTCAAGTTTGTCGAGGGTATTGAAGGCGGTAAGGGTCTTGACACGGTCATTTTACCGGATCATTACCAcaaggatatgccaaggtACTACAAGAGGGTATACTACGGCCCAGAATTGAAGCCACAGGATACTTCTTCCGCAGACAATGTAAATATAGACTATGGAGCTGTACTCTCAAACTCACAGCTACGCACACTTTCAGTAGCAAGACTAGTGCTCTACAGGgaattcttcaaggttCTCCTGATTGATGAACCTCCAGAAGATGAACATGAGACCTCCTACACTACGGTTGGAATTCCAATATATGAGCTCATAAAGACCCACTTTCAACAttgtacaacatttattgcAGCTCACGATGCAAGTGTTTTGCGTCTATGTACGTCAGTTTGGGTATTCCACAGCGGTTCTCTCATCAAGACCTGCAAGACTGAAGAAGTTGTCGACAGCGGCTCCCTGTCAAAGATCATAGAAGACTGCATTGTCCAGTACGCGCAACCGGAGTCGTAG